One part of the Algibacter sp. L1A34 genome encodes these proteins:
- a CDS encoding transposase, with protein sequence MKFILGKDRKQTCLFPVSLEDSIESQNSVRSIDQFVDSLNLAELGFRSDFIENGPPAYNPSVLLKLYIYGYMNRIRSSRQLEKECRRNIEVMWLLESLDPDHNTISNFRKDNAKAIKKVFFATVQIARNFGLIGATLIAGDSTKFRAQNSKKNNFNQKKIQRHLDYIDNKLEQYNKALNRVIVKMRKSKSTRILINIKVAEMNMKN encoded by the coding sequence ATGAAATTTATCCTTGGAAAAGACCGAAAACAGACCTGCCTTTTTCCTGTTTCTCTCGAAGATTCAATAGAATCTCAGAACAGCGTAAGGTCTATAGATCAATTTGTAGATTCACTTAACCTAGCAGAACTCGGATTCCGTTCAGACTTCATAGAAAACGGTCCGCCCGCCTATAACCCATCTGTTTTACTCAAACTTTACATTTACGGTTACATGAACCGTATTCGTTCTTCCCGACAATTAGAAAAAGAATGCAGACGAAACATTGAAGTGATGTGGCTGCTAGAATCGCTAGATCCAGACCACAACACCATCAGCAATTTTAGAAAAGATAATGCAAAGGCTATTAAAAAAGTGTTTTTTGCTACCGTACAAATTGCACGTAATTTTGGACTTATAGGTGCTACACTTATAGCGGGTGATAGTACTAAGTTTAGAGCTCAGAATAGCAAAAAGAACAATTTCAATCAGAAGAAAATACAGCGTCACTTAGATTATATTGACAACAAACTAGAGCAGTACAATAAAGCCTTGAACAGAGTGATAGTGAAAATGAGAAAGAGCAAATCAACAAGGATATTGATAAACATCAAGGTCGCAGAAATGAATATGAAAAATTAA